One Spirochaetota bacterium genomic region harbors:
- the trpD gene encoding anthranilate phosphoribosyltransferase, with amino-acid sequence MNTGQLIAHTIEGNPLSIEQSEFLFDSIFDGKLSDVELAAVLAAMKVRREKPQEICGAIKSMRKFALSLPITENVFDTCGTGGDHSHSFNISSAVAIILNAMGYSIAKHGNRSMTSKSGSADFYEALHIPVHLTGEDAERYFEKHKFIFLFAPNYHPAMKYAAPVRKKLGVRTIFNYLGPLTNPLKPKRQMIGIFHPSFLEVYSEAALPLGYERLVLYSSTNGMDEVSPLYPTAVIDIQDTNSRSFTIIPEKFINTHEAHAIPKDLTPQENASLFVETITAKSPTPLSKLLALNTALALYVLDYSASIEKNFNTAIEVIHSGCVAHTLSKLQEV; translated from the coding sequence ATGAATACAGGTCAGCTTATAGCTCACACAATTGAAGGAAACCCCCTGTCAATTGAGCAATCAGAATTTTTATTTGATTCTATCTTTGATGGCAAATTGTCAGATGTTGAACTTGCTGCTGTGCTTGCGGCAATGAAAGTACGCCGGGAAAAGCCACAGGAAATATGTGGTGCAATTAAATCAATGCGCAAATTTGCTCTGAGTCTTCCTATTACTGAAAATGTATTTGATACGTGTGGCACCGGTGGTGATCACTCACACTCATTCAATATTTCTAGCGCTGTTGCCATCATCCTCAACGCAATGGGATATTCAATTGCAAAACATGGTAACCGCTCAATGACTAGCAAAAGTGGTTCTGCTGATTTTTATGAGGCATTACATATACCGGTACACCTAACCGGGGAAGATGCAGAGCGTTATTTTGAGAAGCATAAATTTATATTCCTCTTTGCGCCAAACTACCACCCTGCCATGAAATACGCTGCGCCTGTACGAAAGAAACTGGGAGTTAGAACTATTTTCAATTATTTAGGTCCTCTCACCAATCCCCTTAAACCAAAACGGCAGATGATTGGCATATTCCACCCTTCATTCCTTGAAGTGTATTCCGAAGCAGCGTTGCCACTTGGATATGAACGGCTGGTGCTGTACTCTTCCACAAATGGAATGGATGAAGTATCACCATTGTACCCAACTGCAGTGATAGATATTCAAGACACAAACTCAAGGAGTTTTACTATTATTCCTGAAAAATTTATCAACACACACGAAGCGCATGCCATTCCAAAGGATTTAACTCCACAGGAAAATGCTTCTCTTTTTGTTGAAACAATAACTGCCAAAAGCCCTACCCCACTTAGCAAGCTGCTTGCACTCAACACTGCTCTTGCCCTGTATGTACTGGATTATTCAGCATCAATTGAAAAAAACTTTAACACTGCTATTGAAGTAATTCACAGCGGCTGCGTAGCACACACTCTATCAAAACTTCAGGAGGTCTGA
- a CDS encoding indole-3-glycerol-phosphate synthase: protein MFSLEKVKQQKLHERHTIAQKLNVFNERKRPVFSFVCDSSVNIIAEIKKASPSSGIIKDVDAGMQAMLYSNAGAKAISVLTDTMYFGGSFDDLHQAASATTLPVLCKEFVCFKEQIDVAYNAGADIILLITAMLSSNELQYLYEYTCSKGLLPLVEVHTTSELECVLPLNPQYVMVNVRNLATLSLEYDTAIETLRNIPIGINKICASGINTPNMLQHINKLTGTRIFLVGTSLMKSENPMKMLEELRNVC, encoded by the coding sequence ATGTTTAGTCTTGAAAAGGTAAAGCAACAAAAATTACACGAGCGTCATACAATTGCACAAAAATTAAATGTATTTAATGAAAGAAAGCGTCCGGTGTTTTCATTTGTATGCGATAGCTCCGTAAATATCATCGCCGAGATTAAAAAGGCATCACCTTCTAGCGGAATAATCAAAGATGTTGATGCTGGCATGCAGGCTATGCTGTATAGTAATGCAGGTGCAAAAGCGATAAGTGTTTTAACCGACACAATGTACTTTGGCGGAAGCTTTGATGACCTACACCAGGCTGCATCAGCCACAACATTGCCTGTGTTATGCAAAGAATTTGTGTGCTTTAAGGAACAGATTGACGTTGCGTACAATGCTGGTGCAGATATAATATTGCTTATTACCGCAATGCTTTCCTCAAATGAATTACAGTATCTTTACGAATACACATGCTCAAAAGGATTGCTACCACTGGTTGAAGTGCACACCACATCTGAACTTGAATGTGTGCTACCGTTGAATCCACAATATGTAATGGTTAACGTACGCAACCTTGCCACACTGTCGCTTGAATATGATACTGCAATTGAAACGTTACGTAACATTCCCATTGGTATTAACAAAATCTGTGCAAGCGGCATCAACACTCCCAACATGCTGCAACACATTAACAAGCTAACAGGTACAAGAATATTTCTTGTGGGCACATCATTGATGAAATCTGAAAATCCCATGAAAATGCTTGAGGAGTTGCGTAATGTTTGTTAA